In one window of Paraflavitalea soli DNA:
- the rpiB gene encoding ribose 5-phosphate isomerase B: MASSFDLSKPIAIGSDHAGYDYKVALVKWLTEKGYQISDMGVYENKSVDYPDYAHPVAEWVEKGDAAFGILLCGSANGVCITANKHQGIRAGLAFQTEVAQLIRQHNDANIICIPARFVALEYAKQMVDIFINTPFEGGRHQTRVDKIACN; encoded by the coding sequence ATGGCTTCTTCATTTGATCTTTCCAAACCCATTGCTATTGGCAGTGACCATGCAGGCTATGATTATAAGGTGGCGCTGGTAAAGTGGTTGACCGAAAAAGGCTACCAGATCAGCGATATGGGCGTTTACGAGAACAAGTCAGTGGATTATCCTGATTATGCGCATCCTGTGGCAGAATGGGTGGAAAAAGGCGATGCCGCTTTTGGCATCCTGCTGTGTGGCAGTGCGAACGGGGTATGTATAACGGCCAATAAGCACCAGGGGATCCGGGCAGGTCTTGCCTTTCAGACGGAGGTGGCGCAGTTGATCCGTCAACACAATGATGCCAATATTATCTGCATTCCCGCCCGTTTTGTAGCATTGGAGTATGCCAAACAAATGGTAGATATTTTTATCAATACGCCTTTTGAAGGGGGCCGCCACCAGACCAGGGTGGATAAGATAGCCTGTAATTAA
- a CDS encoding LytR/AlgR family response regulator transcription factor — protein MSTLYRCLVVEDEPLAQNVLKKYIAEHPLLELAGVCGDAPEAQQWLARHQAAIVFLDINLPRLSGISFLKSLSRPPLVIFTTAYPEFAVEGFELDAVDYLVKPFSFERFLKGVNKALEKLERPGPGEGPVPASSIFIKADKKVYKVNLADILYIEALDDYVKVVTTQGHYLVHDTLKSLLEELPAGQFWRVHKSYIIAGTKIVFIEGNYVRIGDRDIPIGASYREEVFARLKL, from the coding sequence ATGAGTACTCTATACCGTTGCCTGGTGGTGGAAGATGAACCGCTGGCGCAAAATGTGTTGAAGAAATATATTGCCGAGCATCCGCTGCTGGAGCTGGCGGGGGTGTGTGGTGATGCCCCGGAAGCACAGCAATGGCTGGCCCGGCACCAGGCGGCTATTGTTTTTCTGGATATCAACCTGCCCCGCCTATCGGGCATCAGTTTTTTAAAGAGCCTGTCGCGCCCGCCGCTGGTGATCTTTACGACGGCCTATCCTGAATTTGCGGTAGAGGGCTTCGAACTGGATGCGGTGGATTACCTGGTGAAGCCTTTCTCATTTGAACGCTTTCTTAAAGGGGTCAATAAGGCATTGGAGAAGCTGGAGCGGCCAGGGCCGGGAGAAGGGCCGGTACCAGCCTCTTCGATCTTTATCAAAGCGGATAAAAAAGTGTACAAGGTCAACCTGGCAGATATCCTGTATATAGAGGCGCTGGATGATTATGTAAAGGTGGTCACTACACAGGGGCATTACCTGGTGCATGATACGCTGAAAAGCCTGCTGGAAGAATTGCCTGCCGGGCAGTTTTGGCGGGTACACAAAAGCTATATCATTGCCGGGACTAAAATTGTGTTTATTGAAGGCAATTATGTGCGGATCGGGGACCGGGATATTCCCATTGGGGCGTCGTACCGGGAAGAAGTGTTCGCGAGGCTGAAGTTATAG
- a CDS encoding cystathionine gamma-synthase, translating to MKPATKFIHAGAEPDPSTGAIMTPIYQTSTYVQEAPGKNKGYEYARSQNPTRKALEDALAVIENGKYGLAFSSGVAATDAVLKLLAPGDEVVTGNDLYGGTYRLFTKVFEKFGIRFKYVDMTDLAAIASAITPNTKLIWTETPTNPLMNITDIGAVTALAKQHQVLVCVDNTFASPYLQNPLDFGADIVMHSSTKYLGGHSDVIQGALVMNDTALRDQLYFIQKSCGAVPGPMDCFLVLRGIKTLHVRMQRHCENGEKVAGFLRQHPKVGKVYWCGFEDHPGYAVAKKQMRGFGGMMSFTLKDDSVETAMKVLSSTKIFSLAESLGGVESLINHPASMTHASIPREERIKNGLSDSLIRLSVGIEDLEDLVLDLEQAIG from the coding sequence ATGAAGCCAGCCACTAAGTTCATACATGCGGGAGCGGAACCTGATCCTTCTACAGGAGCTATCATGACGCCTATTTATCAAACCTCTACTTATGTGCAGGAAGCGCCGGGAAAAAACAAAGGCTATGAATACGCCCGTTCGCAAAACCCTACGCGTAAAGCGTTGGAAGATGCGCTGGCTGTGATCGAGAATGGCAAGTATGGTTTGGCTTTTAGCAGCGGTGTTGCAGCTACTGATGCAGTGTTGAAATTGTTGGCTCCCGGTGATGAAGTAGTAACGGGTAATGATCTGTATGGCGGCACTTACCGCCTTTTTACGAAGGTTTTTGAAAAGTTTGGTATCCGGTTCAAATACGTGGACATGACTGATCTAGCTGCCATTGCCAGTGCTATCACCCCAAACACCAAACTTATCTGGACGGAAACGCCTACTAATCCGCTGATGAATATTACAGATATCGGAGCGGTAACGGCCCTGGCCAAACAACACCAGGTGTTGGTGTGTGTTGATAACACATTTGCTTCTCCTTATCTGCAGAACCCATTGGACTTTGGGGCTGATATTGTAATGCATTCTTCTACAAAATATCTGGGCGGGCATAGTGATGTGATCCAGGGTGCGCTGGTAATGAATGATACAGCCTTGCGTGATCAGTTGTATTTTATACAGAAAAGCTGTGGCGCGGTACCAGGACCTATGGATTGCTTCCTGGTATTGCGAGGCATCAAAACATTGCATGTGCGTATGCAACGTCATTGTGAGAACGGTGAGAAAGTTGCCGGGTTCCTGCGGCAACACCCTAAAGTAGGTAAGGTATACTGGTGCGGTTTTGAAGACCATCCTGGATATGCGGTAGCTAAAAAGCAAATGCGCGGTTTTGGTGGTATGATGAGCTTTACTTTGAAAGATGATAGTGTGGAAACGGCCATGAAGGTATTGTCGTCTACCAAAATATTTTCATTGGCAGAAAGCCTGGGTGGGGTGGAATCACTGATCAATCATCCTGCCTCTATGACGCATGCTTCGATACCCAGAGAAGAAAGGATCAAGAACGGCTTGAGTGATTCTTTGATCCGCCTGAGTGTTGGTATTGAGGACCTGGAAGACCTGGTATTGGACCTGGAGCAGGCCATAGGGTGA
- a CDS encoding hemolysin family protein — protein sequence MSLVVIICIVLAVLFIAYFSGIEVAFTSANRLNIELKKKQGSSSSLLLSSLFENPSRFIGVNIVGFNFFLVVAVLLGSTYWNMAIPWKKFDSYVMAYLVPIRLVLEIILSWLLIIILGECVPKAIFRAKADSLLSFSARTGLLGLCDQLFNWASVAAVKISIFVLNIIFDMRIDKKKPPFSRADLDQFYSQNNEHHNQSQDLKAELFENALSLPKVKVRECLVPRKEIEAVDIKMSVEDVRKTFVETKLSKLVVYDGDIDHILGYVHQLGLFRQPSSIKDMLLPIPAIPESMSATDLISKFSKERKSIAWVVDEFGGTAGIVTMEDLLEEIFGEIKDEFDVEEFEDKRVSEDEFILSGRLELDYLKEKYGLEFPDQDSETLSGFIIQQHETIPKLRERIIIGDYEFDVMSVSDTRIETVRLKILK from the coding sequence ATGAGTTTAGTAGTCATTATATGTATTGTGTTAGCGGTCTTGTTCATCGCTTACTTTTCGGGTATAGAAGTGGCCTTCACTTCTGCCAACCGATTGAACATTGAGCTGAAGAAAAAGCAGGGTTCCAGCAGCAGCCTGCTGCTGAGCAGTCTTTTCGAAAATCCTTCCCGTTTTATTGGGGTTAATATTGTAGGGTTTAACTTTTTCCTGGTGGTGGCGGTCCTTTTGGGGAGCACCTACTGGAATATGGCTATTCCCTGGAAAAAGTTTGACAGCTATGTGATGGCCTACCTGGTTCCCATCAGGCTGGTATTAGAGATCATCCTTTCCTGGCTGCTGATCATTATCCTGGGAGAATGCGTACCCAAGGCCATTTTCAGGGCAAAAGCAGATAGCCTGCTATCTTTTTCTGCCCGGACAGGTTTGCTGGGTCTTTGTGACCAGCTGTTTAACTGGGCAAGTGTGGCGGCGGTAAAGATCTCCATTTTTGTGCTCAATATCATCTTTGATATGCGCATTGATAAGAAAAAGCCTCCTTTTTCGCGTGCGGACCTGGATCAGTTCTATAGCCAGAACAATGAGCATCATAACCAAAGTCAGGACCTGAAAGCTGAATTATTTGAAAACGCCCTTTCACTGCCGAAAGTAAAAGTGCGGGAGTGCCTGGTGCCCCGGAAAGAAATAGAAGCGGTAGATATAAAGATGAGTGTTGAAGATGTGCGCAAAACCTTTGTGGAAACGAAGCTTAGCAAACTGGTGGTGTATGACGGAGACATCGATCATATCCTGGGATATGTACACCAACTGGGTCTTTTCAGGCAGCCATCCTCTATAAAAGACATGTTATTACCTATTCCGGCCATTCCGGAAAGTATGAGTGCTACGGACCTGATCAGCAAATTCAGTAAAGAGCGTAAAAGTATTGCCTGGGTAGTGGATGAATTTGGTGGAACGGCCGGTATTGTAACGATGGAAGACCTGCTGGAGGAGATCTTTGGCGAGATAAAGGATGAATTTGATGTAGAGGAGTTTGAGGATAAACGGGTATCGGAGGATGAGTTTATCCTGAGCGGCAGGCTGGAACTGGACTATTTAAAGGAAAAATATGGACTGGAATTTCCGGACCAGGATTCTGAGACCTTGTCGGGTTTTATCATTCAGCAGCATGAAACGATCCCTAAGCTCCGGGAGCGTATTATTATCGGGGACTATGAATTTGACGTCATGAGTGTGAGTGATACGCGTATTGAAACGGTACGGTTAAAGATCCTGAAGTAA
- the gmk gene encoding guanylate kinase, translating into MPFDPGNKILIITAPSGAGKTSITRYLLQHIPQLAFSVSAATREARGNEKDGVDYYFMSAGDFQEKIRDQQFVEWEMVYEGKYYGTLKSELDRIWANHQVPVLDIDVKGAIHVQQQYPNTTLSIFIEPPSVDELKRRLESRGTETAESLQARVNKASYEISFKHHFHRIVVNAELTKAREEAMTIVREFLET; encoded by the coding sequence ATGCCCTTTGATCCCGGCAATAAAATATTGATTATCACTGCTCCTTCGGGTGCCGGCAAGACCTCTATTACCCGGTATTTGTTGCAGCATATACCCCAACTGGCTTTTTCGGTGTCTGCGGCTACACGTGAAGCGCGTGGCAATGAAAAGGACGGGGTAGATTATTATTTCATGAGCGCCGGGGATTTCCAGGAAAAGATCCGTGATCAGCAGTTTGTGGAGTGGGAAATGGTCTATGAGGGCAAATATTATGGCACGCTGAAATCAGAACTGGACCGGATATGGGCCAACCACCAGGTACCGGTGCTGGATATTGACGTAAAAGGAGCTATCCATGTACAGCAGCAATACCCCAATACTACTTTGTCAATTTTTATTGAACCTCCTTCCGTAGACGAATTAAAGCGCCGCCTTGAATCCAGGGGTACAGAAACGGCAGAAAGCCTGCAGGCCCGGGTAAACAAAGCGTCTTATGAGATCTCTTTCAAGCATCATTTTCACCGTATTGTGGTCAATGCGGAACTGACGAAGGCACGGGAAGAGGCGATGACGATCGTGCGGGAGTTCCTGGAGACCTAA
- a CDS encoding DUF2911 domain-containing protein: MHRTSKYKGFLLLIGLSVLLWACEQKAPPGSNQVTINPAISTPNDKQVPLGVDKSPMDMSYYPVDYPKLKMSKNVQEPLVARVIYSRPQKSGRSIFGDVLKYGHVWRLGANEATEIEFFKDVTIDNEKVGKGRYVLYCIPFEDKWTLILNSDLFTWGLKIDSTKDVHKFTIPINRTNYPFEVFTMEFEKVDKGAELIMEWDSVRAKLPFTF; the protein is encoded by the coding sequence ATGCACAGAACCAGTAAATACAAAGGCTTTCTTCTGCTAATTGGCTTATCGGTGTTGTTATGGGCATGTGAACAAAAGGCGCCTCCCGGCAGTAACCAGGTAACCATCAACCCTGCTATTAGCACCCCCAATGACAAACAAGTGCCTTTGGGTGTCGATAAATCGCCGATGGATATGTCTTATTACCCGGTGGATTATCCCAAGCTCAAAATGTCGAAGAATGTGCAGGAGCCTTTGGTGGCCAGGGTGATCTATAGCAGGCCCCAAAAGAGCGGACGTTCGATCTTTGGCGATGTATTGAAATATGGGCATGTATGGCGCCTGGGTGCTAATGAAGCTACGGAAATCGAGTTCTTTAAGGATGTAACGATCGATAATGAAAAGGTGGGGAAAGGACGTTATGTATTATACTGTATACCTTTTGAAGATAAGTGGACCCTTATATTAAACAGTGACCTGTTTACCTGGGGTCTTAAAATAGATTCTACCAAAGACGTTCATAAATTTACCATTCCTATTAACAGGACGAATTACCCCTTCGAAGTTTTTACCATGGAGTTTGAAAAGGTTGATAAAGGCGCCGAACTGATCATGGAATGGGACAGTGTGCGGGCCAAACTGCCGTTTACCTTTTAA
- the tatC gene encoding twin-arginine translocase subunit TatC, with product MALSFFSKRKADNPEMTFIDHLEELRWHIMRSVLAILIGAIVIFIYIDWVFTTVIAGPLHDNFFTYTALCKFSQWIGAGDSLCLPPPKIKELQVIAFGSQFMSSISIAFVGGFIVAFPYIFWEFWRFVKPALSPKELKSTRGAIVFVSIFFFLGVAFGYFLLAPFTFSFLANYTIGLDNILVTKPTLADYMENLVDIIIGSALAFQLPVVSYVLTRIGLITPNFLKTYRKYSYVAILVIAAVITPSPDWMSQMIVFIPLAFLYEFSVFISKRVFKREEEKAKRDW from the coding sequence ATGGCATTATCGTTTTTTAGCAAAAGGAAGGCTGACAATCCGGAGATGACCTTTATAGATCATCTGGAAGAATTGCGCTGGCATATCATGCGCTCTGTGCTTGCGATTCTTATAGGAGCGATTGTCATATTTATCTATATTGACTGGGTCTTTACTACTGTGATAGCCGGTCCTTTGCATGATAATTTCTTCACCTATACGGCATTGTGCAAATTCAGCCAGTGGATCGGCGCCGGTGACTCGCTGTGTTTACCCCCGCCCAAGATAAAAGAATTACAGGTTATTGCCTTTGGCTCGCAGTTCATGAGCAGTATCAGTATTGCTTTTGTGGGCGGTTTTATCGTTGCCTTCCCTTATATCTTTTGGGAATTTTGGCGGTTTGTGAAGCCAGCTTTAAGTCCCAAAGAGCTGAAGAGCACCCGGGGAGCTATTGTCTTTGTTTCGATCTTCTTTTTCCTGGGGGTGGCTTTTGGTTACTTTTTACTGGCTCCCTTTACCTTTAGTTTTTTGGCCAATTATACGATCGGTCTTGATAATATCCTGGTCACCAAGCCTACCTTGGCCGATTATATGGAGAACCTGGTTGATATCATCATCGGATCGGCCCTGGCGTTCCAATTGCCTGTGGTGTCTTATGTACTGACGCGAATAGGGCTCATTACCCCCAACTTCCTGAAAACCTACCGTAAGTATTCGTATGTAGCCATCCTGGTGATAGCGGCAGTAATTACTCCCTCGCCAGACTGGATGAGCCAGATGATCGTTTTCATTCCGCTGGCATTCTTGTATGAATTCAGTGTCTTTATCTCCAAGCGGGTATTTAAGCGTGAAGAGGAAAAAGCTAAAAGAGACTGGTAA
- a CDS encoding DUF2911 domain-containing protein, translating to MKQVKFLFSLLLFCASASLAQLKLPAVDKSPMDMAYYPVNYPVLKIQNKANEPLMARVIYSRPLKNGRSVFGELVEYGQIWRLGANEATEIEIYKDVKCGTETRLKKGRYTMYAIPYQDKWTIIFNKETDIWGAFQYDPKKDALRVDVPAQKLPESAEAFTMQFEKDSTGLNLAIMWDNVKALVPFSFQSN from the coding sequence ATGAAGCAAGTGAAGTTCCTTTTTTCCCTGTTGCTATTTTGTGCGTCAGCATCCCTGGCTCAGTTAAAGCTTCCGGCTGTTGATAAGTCGCCGATGGATATGGCTTACTACCCGGTAAATTACCCGGTGCTGAAAATTCAGAATAAAGCTAATGAGCCCCTGATGGCCAGGGTTATTTACAGCCGGCCGCTAAAAAACGGCCGTTCGGTGTTTGGGGAACTGGTGGAGTATGGCCAGATATGGCGGCTGGGGGCTAATGAAGCTACGGAAATAGAGATCTATAAGGATGTAAAGTGTGGTACAGAGACCAGGTTGAAGAAAGGGCGTTATACGATGTATGCGATTCCTTACCAGGATAAATGGACCATCATATTCAATAAGGAAACGGATATCTGGGGGGCTTTCCAGTATGATCCCAAAAAAGATGCGTTGAGGGTAGATGTCCCTGCACAAAAACTACCGGAATCGGCTGAAGCATTTACGATGCAGTTTGAGAAAGATAGTACGGGGCTTAACCTGGCCATTATGTGGGATAATGTAAAAGCACTGGTGCCCTTTAGTTTTCAGAGTAATTGA
- the asnB gene encoding asparagine synthase (glutamine-hydrolyzing), protein MCGIAGILSANPVLVSEQRVKNMTDALAHRGPDGEACWIAPGGQVALGHRRLSIIDLSELAAQPMHYLDLYTIVYNGELYNYRELKQTLEQRGYSFRSQSDTEVILAAYAAWGTDCLEHFDGMFAFAIWDRKEQLLFAARDRFGEKPFYYYTDEQQFVFGSEMKALWAAGIEKKVNERMLFNYITLGYVQNPHNTGETFYTGIYKLPARSFLLYDMGRQTLSEHSYWDIDITATNHSISEPDAIEQLKSLLSLSVSRRLRSDVPVGTSLSGGLDSAAVLACIHQAADRPVKMATFSATFPGFARDESAQIGLTAGRFGVSNHQVQPDADSLISDFERICYHQEEPFQSASVVAQYKVFELAKQHGVTVLLDGQGADEILGGYTKYYSWYWRELYRQNRPLLRRELQEAGGVGPDGLWNWKQKLAARLPHFAETWQVRQRSRQQRKQGDLTSGFTEAYGKSHYQVPHVPTLNGALYYNTFLNGLEELLQYADRNSMAHSREVRLPFLYHELATFIFSLPAGFKIRDGYTKWLLRKSMEPALPAGIVWRKDKVGFEPPQQTWMQDKRLAAYIREAQRGLVKMGVLKPAVLDKKIQPQETHAADNFDWRYLVAGTLLQID, encoded by the coding sequence ATGTGTGGCATTGCCGGTATACTATCTGCCAATCCTGTATTGGTATCGGAGCAGCGTGTTAAAAACATGACTGATGCGCTTGCGCACCGTGGACCGGATGGCGAAGCTTGTTGGATAGCTCCCGGAGGGCAAGTAGCATTGGGGCATCGTCGATTATCTATCATTGACCTGAGTGAGCTGGCTGCACAGCCCATGCATTACCTGGACCTTTATACCATTGTATATAATGGAGAACTCTACAATTACCGGGAGTTAAAACAAACGCTGGAACAGCGGGGCTATAGTTTCCGGTCACAGTCTGATACGGAAGTGATCCTGGCGGCTTATGCAGCCTGGGGAACGGATTGCCTGGAACATTTTGATGGTATGTTTGCCTTTGCGATCTGGGACCGGAAAGAACAGCTGTTGTTTGCGGCGCGTGACCGGTTTGGCGAAAAGCCTTTCTACTATTATACGGATGAACAGCAGTTTGTATTTGGCAGTGAAATGAAGGCGCTGTGGGCAGCTGGCATTGAAAAGAAGGTAAATGAGCGGATGCTGTTCAATTATATTACGCTGGGCTATGTTCAGAATCCTCACAATACGGGCGAAACATTCTACACGGGTATTTATAAATTACCTGCCCGCAGCTTCCTCTTATACGACATGGGCAGGCAAACGTTGTCTGAGCATAGTTATTGGGATATTGATATAACAGCCACCAATCATTCGATCAGTGAGCCGGATGCTATTGAGCAGCTGAAAAGTCTTTTATCGTTGTCTGTTAGCCGTCGGTTACGGAGTGACGTGCCGGTAGGTACTTCCCTGAGCGGGGGGCTGGACAGTGCAGCTGTACTGGCCTGCATTCACCAGGCAGCGGATCGGCCAGTTAAGATGGCGACCTTTTCTGCTACTTTCCCTGGATTTGCGCGTGATGAATCGGCACAGATCGGCTTGACGGCGGGTAGGTTTGGGGTGAGCAACCACCAGGTACAACCTGATGCTGATAGTCTGATCAGTGATTTTGAGCGTATTTGTTACCATCAGGAAGAGCCTTTCCAATCGGCCAGTGTTGTGGCGCAGTACAAGGTGTTTGAACTGGCAAAACAACATGGGGTAACGGTGCTGCTGGATGGGCAGGGGGCGGATGAAATACTGGGTGGCTATACCAAATATTATTCCTGGTATTGGCGCGAACTGTACCGGCAAAACAGGCCCTTGCTACGCAGGGAGCTGCAGGAAGCCGGAGGGGTGGGGCCAGATGGGCTTTGGAACTGGAAGCAAAAGCTGGCGGCGCGGCTGCCACATTTTGCGGAAACCTGGCAGGTACGCCAGCGAAGCCGGCAACAGCGGAAGCAGGGAGACCTGACCAGCGGATTTACGGAAGCTTATGGCAAGTCTCATTACCAGGTACCGCATGTACCTACGCTGAACGGTGCACTTTATTATAATACATTCCTCAACGGACTGGAGGAGTTGTTGCAATATGCGGATCGTAACTCTATGGCGCATAGCCGGGAAGTAAGGCTGCCCTTCCTGTATCACGAACTGGCTACTTTTATTTTTTCCCTGCCTGCGGGGTTTAAAATACGGGATGGGTATACCAAATGGCTGTTGCGTAAAAGTATGGAGCCTGCCTTGCCGGCTGGTATTGTGTGGCGAAAGGACAAGGTGGGCTTTGAGCCTCCACAGCAAACCTGGATGCAGGATAAACGGCTGGCAGCCTATATCCGGGAAGCACAGAGAGGGCTGGTAAAAATGGGGGTGTTGAAACCTGCTGTACTGGATAAAAAAATTCAGCCGCAGGAGACCCATGCGGCTGATAACTTTGATTGGAGATACCTGGTGGCCGGTACGTTACTACAAATAGACTAG
- a CDS encoding deoxyhypusine synthase family protein: MAKGPVSQFIQHHYRHFNAAALIDAAKGYETHLLEGGKMMVTLAGAMSTAELGISLAEMIRQDKIQIISCTGANLEEDVMNLVAHNSYKRVPNYRDLTPQDEWDLLENHYNRVTDTCIPEEEAFRRLQKHLVKVWTDAEASGERYFPHEFLYKVVLSGVLKEYYEIDPKDSWIVAAAEKNIPIIVPGWEDSTTGNIFASYVIKGQLKASTVKNGIEYMVWLADWYRQNSAGKGVGFFQIGGGIAGDFPICVVPMMYQDLEWHDVPFWSYFCQISDSTTSYGSYSGAVPNEKITWGKLDINTPKFIVESDATIVAPLIFAYILGL, translated from the coding sequence ATGGCTAAAGGACCTGTTTCGCAGTTTATTCAACACCACTACCGCCACTTCAATGCTGCAGCCTTAATTGATGCAGCCAAAGGATATGAAACACACCTCCTGGAAGGTGGTAAAATGATGGTTACCCTCGCAGGTGCCATGAGTACTGCAGAACTCGGCATTTCCCTGGCCGAAATGATACGCCAGGACAAAATACAGATCATCTCCTGTACCGGCGCCAACCTCGAAGAAGATGTGATGAACCTGGTGGCCCATAACAGTTATAAACGCGTGCCCAACTACCGCGACCTGACACCCCAGGACGAATGGGACCTTCTGGAAAACCACTACAACCGTGTTACAGATACCTGTATACCCGAGGAAGAAGCTTTCCGTCGCTTACAAAAACACCTGGTAAAAGTATGGACCGATGCCGAAGCCAGTGGCGAACGCTATTTCCCCCACGAATTCCTGTACAAAGTCGTCCTCAGCGGCGTATTAAAAGAATACTATGAGATCGATCCTAAAGACAGCTGGATCGTAGCCGCTGCAGAAAAGAATATCCCCATTATCGTTCCCGGTTGGGAAGACAGCACCACCGGCAACATCTTTGCCAGCTATGTAATCAAAGGACAACTGAAAGCCAGTACCGTAAAAAATGGTATTGAATACATGGTTTGGCTGGCAGATTGGTACAGGCAAAACAGTGCTGGTAAAGGCGTAGGCTTTTTCCAGATTGGTGGTGGTATCGCCGGAGACTTCCCCATTTGCGTGGTGCCCATGATGTATCAGGACCTGGAATGGCACGATGTTCCTTTCTGGAGCTATTTCTGCCAGATCTCCGACTCCACTACCTCTTATGGCTCCTATTCCGGCGCTGTTCCCAACGAAAAGATCACCTGGGGCAAACTGGATATCAACACCCCCAAGTTCATTGTAGAAAGCGATGCCACCATTGTAGCGCCGCTGATCTTTGCCTACATTTTAGGCTTATAA
- a CDS encoding acyl carrier protein phosphodiesterase has translation MNYLAHAYLSFNVPGVLVGNLISDFVKGKKQFEYPVPVHKGIVLHRAIDTFTDEHAVTAAAKSIFRPHYRLYSGAFVDVVYDHFLANDEQSFPGNGLFAFSQEVYGRLDQYQSLFPAPFREMYPYMKEYNWLYGYRERLGIERSFQGVVRRSVYLTESRVAFKLFEDNYEVLQQYYADFFPALKAFAFATLEELDSKK, from the coding sequence GTGAATTATCTGGCCCATGCATACCTCTCTTTTAATGTTCCCGGTGTACTGGTAGGCAATCTGATCAGTGACTTTGTAAAAGGGAAAAAGCAATTCGAATATCCGGTCCCTGTGCACAAGGGTATTGTACTGCACAGGGCTATTGATACTTTTACTGACGAGCATGCTGTAACCGCTGCGGCCAAGTCTATCTTCCGCCCCCATTACCGGCTATACAGTGGTGCTTTTGTGGATGTGGTATATGATCATTTTCTGGCCAATGATGAGCAGTCGTTTCCAGGTAATGGGTTGTTTGCGTTTTCACAGGAAGTATATGGCAGGTTGGATCAATACCAGTCTTTATTCCCGGCCCCTTTCAGGGAAATGTATCCTTATATGAAGGAATACAACTGGCTGTATGGTTACCGTGAGCGGCTGGGTATTGAACGCAGCTTTCAGGGGGTGGTTCGACGTTCGGTTTACCTTACAGAAAGCCGGGTAGCTTTTAAGTTATTTGAGGATAATTATGAGGTATTGCAACAGTATTATGCCGATTTTTTTCCTGCTTTAAAAGCCTTTGCTTTTGCCACGCTGGAGGAGCTTGATAGCAAAAAATAG